The genomic segment aaaaaaaaatacaaggggAAATAGTGAAAAGAATGCCATTTCAAATAAAGCTGCCTCCCTAAACATTCTTTTCATTTGTGTTAATACCATAGTAGACCataggcaaaaaaatgtaatacacCCACAAAGTCTCAAGTTTTTTTGAGACAAAAACCATTCATCTTGGTGCATGTTTACTGCCATGTTCCTTATCCCAATGTCTCACTATGCATTGCACAgatgtgcatttaaaaaaaacataaacctCGCATTTGCTTTCACGTTTGTGACCCAAATATTCCCAACTGATGCAGACAGAAGTAGAGATTTCGCCATAATAAAGCAGACATTTTTAAGTGTTGAACACCAACATTGAAAGTTTTTGTTCCATCTGAAATACAGACAGGAATAAAAACAGTGTGCAAATCATGAAACGCTGAGCTACGACACATCTAATGTACATTCACAAATAAAAAGGATGCCAaagagcaaaacaaaaacatcactgTTATGCGCTCAATCTCTCAATGGCAAAATTTAAGACGCTCTTCTCACTTGTAAAGATGATCTGAAAACCTTCTCAGTTAACCCGACATGCTCTTATCATCAGCAATTGCAGAAGGATGAACAGCGGCGAGACGATTAGTCCGTACCCGAGGTCTCTAGCCTGTTCTTGTTCCGCCAGTTTCTGACACAGCAGCACCTCACACACCAGCTTCAGGCTGAGCATGGTCAGCACCCAGAGCAGCCGCAGCACCGCCAGGCGTTTCTCATTCTCCTGGTAAAGGCGAATGGACACTATGGCCGTGAAGTAGGTGCTGAGACCGTCCGCGGCAAACAGCGGGACAAACACCAGCCACCAGCTCAACCTGGGGGTGAACATGTCTACTCGCAGCGCAACCAGCATGCTGAAGACCAGCAAAGCAAATAAGTGGAGAAAGAGTTCGAACGTGGCGAAACCTAGCCACTGCACAAGTTCACGCAGGGAGAACAGCATGATGGAGGATTTTGGAGGTCCGGCAAGAGATGGGGTGCTTGAGGAGAAGTCACCTGACTTGCCAAATGGGTCTGGTCAGGGGAGTTGATGGATTTTATAAAGGAGAGATTTCACGTTTGCTCCATGTTTGAATCCACCCAGAGGCCAGAAGTGCTCCCAGTGTCAGGCAATTAGGAAACATTCCTAGAAAACAACGTCAATATAATTAGAGAAAAGCAGGATGCTTTAAACAGTTTCACGAAGTCGAGAAACTGCAACATTCTGAACCTACATGCACATGTCTcgctaaaatacacattttaaaatgtcattttctaagTAGGCTAGATCAggtaacgggaaaaaaacagcaaaagtaGACGTCGATAGCTTCACATTGTAGCCAAGTCGTAGCATGCTAACCAACTTAAGCTAACCCCACAATATCAGATAGGATATAATCTGCTATTTCAGACGAATCATTAGTTGACATGTATGGAAATGGGACTATGCGACTCACATCACTTCACCTTCATACGTGTGGAGTACTTTCTCTTTCATATAGCGCAATATGGAAAGAAACAATGCCCAATGCTAATGTGCCTTTAGCGTTACCATTTTCTGCTCACCGTTCTGAATATATCGCGAGAATTCCATCTGCGAGCATGGTAGCCGAGAAGACCACATCACACTGGCGTCCGCAATGAAACAAATGTCTTCTTCAAATTTAAAATTAGAGTCCAATatattgcattttaaaattatttcattaaaTGATAATATATAATGCGCGTCGCCATGTAATAATAcgatgtgttttgtttttgttccaaccaagtCGCTAGGGGGCGATAACACTAGTCTGTGAGTTCTTGACAGTGTGAGTCGAGGCTAAAGAAGAAACAAGCATTCACCTCACTGTCAGAGTCGCACTCTTAAAGTCTACCACTTCCTTCAAGTAAGTGCAGTTTTAATATACTATCCACTTTAGTAGTGTTATATTGGGATTAGTTGTTTGGTCTAAAATTGTATTGCATatgtttaaaaaagatttttgggccGATCTGATTACTCACTTGAGTGAATTCACGCCTTTTTTACAACGTCCTTAACACTAATGCACTCTAATGAACAACATGGGTCAAACATTGACAGTTATTTCGTCCTGGATGAGTTTTTACTTCAATCTAACTTTtgaaatcatttcattttatgattGAATCTGCCAAATTTTATACATTATAATTAAAATCTATATTTAAGATATAACAGAAAATACATATTacattatacagaaaataaaaacaattaatattaCAGTACACTTGGGCAAACCTGCCTAATGTGAGAATAGATGTTTTGAGTTTTGACACCATATACTTTTTCTTGATTTTAATTGATTCTGTTTTAAGTTggtgcattttaaaaaataattttatttttattctaaacTAACAACTAAAGGAAAATATTAAACCATTTTACTGTTCTTAGTTAAGATAAAGTAATGATTAATAGAACATTTTtactaaatgtattttgaaCCATTAATAATCAAAAATGCCCAATAACAAAGATACCACACTAAgttaaagtaaataaatattcatgctTATACATccagcattcatttttttgtttcattaaaaaaaaaatatttttgctctgTTCATCGTTTTGAATTGTCTGTTTCAAGGTCAAGATGCAGACACCAGCGCAGTCCATCATTCATAGTGGCTACTTCCACCCAACACTCAGATACTGGCAGACCTGTGCTACAAATATAAAACCTGAAAACTTAATCTACCCAATTTTCATCACGTAAGTTTTCCCTCAAATGAATGCAAGGCAAAGGAAGTGTGGGGTATTTTATTGCTAGTTAATTGCTCAATGTTGTAATTTTAAAGTATGTCTTAGTCTTACATTGTCTTTTTCCACTCCTTTAGAGACAGTGCCGATGCAGTGGAGCCCATTGGTAGCCTGCCTGGACTAGCCAGGTAAGAAACTTGCAAAAACATCCAAATCCAACAATTTATTTAAATCATACAATTGTGTTTTCTATCCAGAtatataattggattggattggattggataactttattcatcacatattcgggaaatttcattgtgacagtagtaaTGGTAGCATTTGCACAAAACAGCACATGTCTTGGAGGGTGTTGTCctaagataataaaaaaaaggagagaaCAAACTCGAGTCAGGGTGGATCGAGTACCAACTACTGTTTCTGGACATAGATAAGATGAGTGTGTGTTAGAGACAAACTGGTAAAATTGCTGTTTTGAAACTTGGCGGTGAAATTCACACAAGTGTAGCTAAATTTTTTCACAGTATATAGTAAAGTAGTTTTACCAATCCAAATGTTTGGTAGTGTTTGCATAGGTCAGAATGCTGTAATTGCACTTTTGTTACAGATGGAGATAATAATACATGAAACCGATTAACTGACTGTTGAGAATTCAATTATGTTAAATTGGATAATTGGTAGAGCGCAGTACTTGCTGCAACCCCCCTCATGCGTGGTTATTAATTTATTCTGAACTAGTGTGTTGCAAGTCTTTGTCCGGGCATAGTGGAAAAAGTCAAATATGAATCCATAAGCTTTAGGTATTAGTAGCGATTATTTGTTGAGTTAGTTTTGGTTTCAAGGAATAAAATCAAAGCAGACAGAAGGACATGTATTCCTGCTCATATAGTATCCAACAACCTTTACACCAGTACAATAAGTAATCTACCCAATCATGTTGcatgattttgtattttatatgaTTTTGCATATTCCCTTTTGTAGATATGGGGTGAACAAACTGGAGGGAATGCTGCAGCCACTTGTAGAGAACGGCCTAAAATGTGTGCTGATCTTTGGGGTCCCGGCAAATATAGAAAAGGTTTGTACAGTGAGGacttaaaaaagggggggatacaacaaaaaatgaattctaAGAATTTGGAAATAATTTGCACTCATATGTAGATTGAATCATTATGTGAAGGTGTAATACTTGTActcagtgacattttttttaattttctatagAATTCAGTCTTAGGAATTTTTACACATTGTATCATATGAAAGGCCTTAGCGAAAAGCTGAATTTATTTTGATCTTGAGAATATAACTCTGAATGATGCTGGTTTTTTTGTGGATCAGGATGAAAGTGGTTCAGGGGCAGACACTGATGACACGCCAGCCGTGATGGCCGTAAAGAAGATCAGATCCTTGTTTCCCGACCTGTTGGTGGCTTGTGACGTTTGCTTGTGTCCTTACACGTCACACGGTCATTGTGGTCAGTGTCTTTTTGTATAATCCACTTTCACTGGCCAGAACTTTTGTTATAGATACATTCCAGGATGAACCTCACTCAGCCTTTTATTCGTTAGCGGGGAGGTTGTAAGCAAGCAATATGAGCAAACAGACTTACATTGAAGGGGAAAACTTATTTTCTAGGTTGGGTTggaaatatagtatatattttatgACATTTTCCAGGTATACAAACAGTGGTAAAGAGCCCAGTGCATTTGGCTCAGAATATTTCAGTATATTTGAATTTCTTTCCAAGGTATCTTAAATGAAGATGGTTCTCTGAATAATGATATGAGCTGCTTGAGACTGGCAGAAGTGGCACTGTCCTACGCCAAAGCtggtaaaaagatttttttgggtggcttTTATTGTGAGGTATTGATTGTGTGACTggtcagaatattttttttaatgttaaataattatgaatacTCTTGGCCATGGTTTTCTGCAGGTTGTCACATTATTGCTCCCTCTGATATGATGGATGGGAGAGTTGGAGCCATAAAACAAGCGCTGCTTTCTAATGGTTTAGGAAACAGGGTAAGTTGGACAACTATTGCTAATGTTTTCCCACTAGTTCAAATGACATACTAGATCATATTTGTCTTTAACTACAGGTTTCAGTGCTGAGCTACAGTGCTAAATTTGCCTCATGTTATTACGGTCCTTTCAGGTAAGTAAATATGGGATGTGAACACATCTAtttgcttttaaattttgaatcaATGTCTATTCAGAGATGCTGCACAGTCCAAGCCAGCTTTTGGGGACAGGCGCTGCTATCAGCTCCCTCCTGGAGCGAGAGGTCTTGCTATCCGGGCTGTGGTAAATCATTTTGATAAGGATAGATAGTTCTAAATGTTGGATCAATCCAATATAAATTCAGAATGAACCTAAAATGCGCTATGAACTTTTACAAAGGTTTAAGGAAATATCCGTTCATACCTGAAAGCTAAATATTAAGTCACTTCATCTTGGTTAATTGtgtccattttatttaaatatttacaatgCTGAAGTTTGTAATACTGTTCTCTCTCTCAGGAGCGAGATGTAAGAGAAGGAGCTGATATGTTGATGGTAAAACCAGGTCTGCCATATTTGGACATTGTGAGAGAAGTCAAAGACAAGGTTTGTTTTATTGATGACAGCATCACCGTGCTACATACTGGCTTTTAAAACTATTGTACGTCATTCGGCcatgtttttagtttatttaatttttcttcCAGTTCCCCACACATCCTCTTGCTGTATATAATGTGTCGGGCGAGTTTGCCATGATGTGGCATGGAGCGCAAGCTGGAGCCTTTGACCTGAAAGCCGCCGTCATGGAAGCTATGACCGCTTTTCGCAGAGCAGGTGAGCATAAGATGTGGGATGTTAAAGGAACAATCATTGCATTTACTGCATTGCAGTGGGTGGAAAGCCCTGAGGAGGAAAGCCTTTATCTAAGTTTTGGTGGAATATTATTCCCTCCAAGGGAACGGCAGGCTCTTTTTTTGTTCCCTCATCATGTTTACATGCAGGCAGAATTTGAAATAGTATGTTCAATATTGCGTTTTTTCTTTAGACACTATCCATTACATGCGTGAGGGTACAGAGTTGTCAATCAATTGGTGTACAGGCCTACTATTTGAGAAGGACTGTTTCAGGGTGATAAGagtcttcctgttttttttttcatttgtgccTCATTGGTTTTATCCTTGTTCAAAGGTGCGGACATTATTATCACCTACTACACTCCTCAGTTGCTCAACTGGCTGAAAGAATGAAGACGTGAACCTCCACTGAGAAGCCGTTGTTACCTTTTAAAGCAAATGACCAAAAAGctgcatttgaaaatgttaggCCTTTGGCACATTTTATACATCTGGGCATTTATTTGAAGTCTGTGTTGGGAAAGCTGGgctatacattaaaaaaaacacttatgttTAGAGCGACCATCCCCAGCTTTGTACCACAATAGAGTTGAATGCAATAtaactgtttaatttgtataATACCTTTTTGTACTATATGGGAAGCTGTGCAAACTGTACTGACACACCGGAGAGTTATACATGTGCTCAATTCAACACTTCGCAAAAAATCATTTAAGTTCACCGATGAACTTTGTAATGTATTGTGAGTTACTGCTGTTTTATTCCCTCTATATGCCATGAAttcccttaaataaaatggatatttttaaaagcaaGTGAATATGTTTTACTTTTGCCACCTGAAGTAAAGTAAGAAATCAACTTACCTTATTGACTCTGGACTGCATAGGTGTTCCTGACACCTGGATTTGGTGACCCGTTTTAGGGTCACTTTGATTAGTAAACGGCAGGGGGCGACTTACGTCCATATtgcaagtttttatttttattttaagtgtaTAGTAGTATTCACAAAACCTAAAATCAATTTGAGTtaacttaaaaagaaaataggttTAGCTGTCGTTTAGTGATCATCCCTCAAGGTCACATGTCATTATTGGCTCCAAATGCGtattaaaacccattttaaaaaaatactgtacatatgttcataaataaacatattgggccattttcccccaaatactacatttaatgaaatgcataaagtcaaaataaaatgcaatgacTGAGTGAAAAATGTCCATCATTTGATTTAGCCTGCACATACTTGGAGTGTATGACGTGTGGGGGCTGCTCTCATTTAAGTTGAAGTCATCTGGATGAATGctttcactctctcacacaccacCGGATTGGAAGTCCACCTTCAGGCGCGCACAATAAGTCGTTTTGCGCGGCTCGAACGCATGGCGCAGCCGTCCGGCAACACCAAAATGACGGCGCTTCTGATTCGGTCTCCCATTTGAGAGAAAGAAGAGGAGAAAAAGGAGACTTATGTGCGGAGTCAAGGAGGGCACAGCGACTCTTTTCTCCACTCCAAGCGCTGCTCTACTCGGCTTCTTGGGACGAGCGTCATGGGCTCCGGAGAGGCGCTGGGATGTTGCCTGTTGCTTGCCGTGTCCTGCTGCCTTTTCCCGGCGTGCCGAAGCAACATCACCGTGGCGGTAATGCTCCCGGACAACCACGACAAGTACCCGTGGGCTCTTCCGCGCGTCTTCCCGGCCATCATGATGGCGCACGAAGACCTCCACGGCAAACACGGGCTGCTCCTCGGCCGCTCCATCAACATCCTCAACTACAGCACCGAGGACCCGGTGGCGCGTTCGTGCGCCGAGAGCCGCGCCCAGGTGGTGGCGGTGGACGCCAAACTCTACTTGCGGCCGGACGCCTTCTTCGGGCCGGGCTGCGTGTACCCGCTGGCCTCCGTGGGGCGCTTCGCATCCCACTGGAAACTGCCGCTGTTCACCGCCGGTGGGCCGGCGTACGGCTTCGATAAGCGGGAGGAGTATCGAACCATCGTGCGCTGCGGGCCTTCCACCACCAAGCTGGGGGACTTCACCAACATGCTGCACACGCACTTCAACTGGACGTCCCGCGCCGTGGTCATCTTCCACGACTTGAGGCACGACGACCGGCCACACTACTTCCTGTCGGAGGGCATCTACCTGAAGTTGAAGGAGGAGACCAACATCACGGTGGAGGCCCAGCCTTATGAAGATGACTTCAAGTTCTACAAGGAGCTCATCTCCTTCATGAAGGAGCGAGGCAGAAGTAAGCACCCGTTTCATTTTATAGGTTTGACTAAATCAAAGTTTGAAtttgattcatttcatttttttcatgtatttttaacattttttaaattaaatagttCTTATCTTAAATTGCTATTGATTATTTCAAGGTCAGTGGTCACTACattggacagctattcaaaaggtAAAACATTTAACCCTTTCCAGAGGAATGGACTtttttggttgaaaaaaaagttaattagcATTTATTATGATTACACATACTTATTGAATGCTTgatatgatttatttatcattcTAAATGCAGGTAGAAATTAGTATAATGTTAATAAATGCAAAattaatgaaatttaaatgaaaaaaactgaaatccaCTGTTTCTTAataagtggatttttttaatgtttaagtTATTGCATGCCAATTAATTTATAATGAAGGAACTGccatgaatgctcatctttccgtGCCATTGACCGCACTAGACATCCACTACATTTTTGACTGTTGACACAGCTCTCATACTGGATCTTATTAGACTGAATGCCATGGACGGGCTGTTCCACAAAGGAAACATTTTGTCTGCTTTGTCTCATACCAATGCTATCTTTTAACAGAAATGGATTTGCCATTTTACACCAACTTAAAAAACTGACCACTTTTGTGTGTCTGTTTAATATGCTGCAGATGTAAACAACGGTCCCCTGTAGTTTGATGAGAAGAACTACTTTATTTGAGTGACAGTACATAGAAATGCTAAGGCTCTTGCTCTGGGGTTTTATTGGGGGACCACCACTTAGCTAGAAATAATTGGAGACGAACACAATGTGCCTCCAGCCAAAACAGATGCAACTGCTGGGAAAGAATTGTTTAACTTTTACCCGGTTCAAACTGGAGCCATGCCATTGACAATGGTGTAAACTGTAAACTGTAAGCATCATATAAGACAAGACATTTGGGGGAATCCCCACTCACGTTTGGATTTAGCTCTAGTAATGCATAACGTGTGTCAACACagatgttgaaaaaaaactgtttgtaCCATAAATTAGTAATCTAAGTAGAGATGTTAGGAATTTGGCTTGAAAAATTGTTCATCTTAATTAGAAGTGACTATAATAGGCAGGCAATTACTAGCGTCTGTTATGATTTCGCCTCTGCTGCGGAGTGAAGTAGAACATATGAGCAGGAAGCAGACAAACGTgagggaagtgctggtgcacaatttaggattttaatgaaaaacaaccATACAAATAACAAATTACTGGgacaaaactaacaaaaatacaaactacAGCAAGTGAAACGCATACAATCACAAAGACAggaggacacacaaggaaaacacacccatccaccaaccccaacaaaacatgacagcaTGTTTGGATTACAGTATGTGTAAATTCAGCAAACTACAAGGTTGCACATTCATGGACATGCTTAGAAAAAGAaactaaaatgtcaaatgtttgtttacactactcatgttttactTAACATTAAAGAGGGCCTGTGGTGCCTTGTGTGTTTATATATTAAGGCAAAAAGGCGGTATATTAGGTCAGAGCTGTAATAGTCCCTTGAtggtttatttattgattgattgattgattgtggGAGTGCTACTCGAAATTTGGTTATGTCATATTATTGTCATAGGTTTGGTGGTTCATACCATAgcagagtgttgcatttttatgTTCTTTCTGTATTCGTTAGCCCAATAAATAAATGTCTCCTGTGAAAAGGGTCATTAATATGAATCCCAGGGTGCagtaatggaaaatgtgttGGAGTCTTAATTCAAAGCTTGTTACTATGCTGTGGGTTTGGCTAAACTATACTTGGTGAGCTTTGCAACGCCAGAGGCATGCTTATTACACTTCAGAGCTTTGAAAGCTGGGGATGGACCCCAGCCTAAGCTGTCTAGATAACGCACAGGATTTTGAACAGGTCAGGTCACAATTGAGAAAGAGGTGTAGAGTGTTTTGAACAGCTTGCAGAAAAGTGTCACAGCAGCTGTTCGCTAATCCACCTTTCACCTGACCTCCCAAACTCTTTCACACACTTTCTGGCACTGTAACTCAGTGTtcatgagaaagagagagaaagaatgcACACCAACTGTAAAAAGTGTTGAACATTTCACTGTTCGGTCGGGggagaaagtgtctcaaaagGTTTGATCGAAGGGTGCATTACAAATTCtggattctttttttcatttgctgtcAATGACAACAAAAATTATACAACCATTCTGACAGCCTTGCCCCCATTACCTTCACTTTTGAATTGACATCAAACTTACCTTGGATTTTTAAGGATGCTACATATTAAGCTAGCATTATATCATTAATACAAAATGATATACGTATTATTGTTCTTGGAATGAATTTGGTTGTATGTTTTTCCATGTGGATTATAAGCGATGTGTTGCTATTTTACATTGTCTTGCATGCATTGCTCACATATGGTTGCAAGGAGAAAAAGTCCACTACCTAACCATTGATTGCTTtggcgatatatatatatatatatatatatatatatatatatatatatatatatatatatatatatatatatatatatatatatatatatatatacatatatatatatatacatatatatatatatatatataatgtcatATTGTACAGCACTACTCTGTCTCGCAAAATTATTTATAACTCATGGGTTATTGAATTTGCCACCAATGAGCGGATCCCAATTATTAGTCTTCGTGGCAGTATGATTCATACTGTTGCATTCTTTTTAAGCATGCCAAATAACTGTACAAATTCAAATATGGCACATGCCAATTAAAGCAAAGAAAAGCCAAGCTGCTTTTTGGACGAATTATGATGCAGCTGCAGTGAGCCGAAGGTCGTGGAAGCTAATGGTTTTGTCATGGCTTGCTCAGTATTTACTTTTATCCCAGCAGATAACCTCGAGGCTATCAGGTCTGGAAACTGAGCTTAGATGACAAGAGGCTGAGACTGCAGAGAGGAGTACTAAACTATGATGATGAGTCACGTCATTTGAGCTTTTACAGCTGACAAAGTGATTGCGTGCCGTTGCACAAAATTCTATCCTCTAACAGCTCTCAGTTGCCCAAATTCTTCCTTGTAATTCCTGGCAAATGGAAGTGAGGAAAGTACATTTACTGTGGTCAGAGGAATCACTTCCATAGTATTTTCCATTATTAGAAACAAACATTTCCCACTAATGGTGAAGATTCGATGTAAAGTCCCTCAGTTTATTTAACAATAGACCCTGATGAGAGCCTGTCTCAAAATCTGTGCTGTAGTGCTTACAAATGTGTTTGATGGTGTTGAGGTCAGGGGTTTGAAGCGGTGAGTCAAGTTCTCCCTCACAAAAACTGTGTGCTTTTATGGACTGCTTTGTGAAACTGGGTTTAATCATTGTGGTACACGACATGGTCTTGCTTGTTCTATTGTGATCCAAATAGTTTAAGAAAATGAACGTGTTGAGGTTCtgcaggttgttgttttttaatcaaattgatTAAAACTACATTTCATTGAATTGACTGGGAGTACTTCTGTTAAATTCTGTTTTTGGTTGATAGTTTCATCACTTAATGCTAAGTTTTCACTCAAATAGTGCAAATATCTGACTATTACAACCCAAGTAAAcataaaatacatgttttaaaatgttgattttattgAGTATACAGAAAACATTCAAAGCCACAGAATAG from the Stigmatopora argus isolate UIUO_Sarg chromosome 16, RoL_Sarg_1.0, whole genome shotgun sequence genome contains:
- the tmem203 gene encoding transmembrane protein 203 — encoded protein: MLFSLRELVQWLGFATFELFLHLFALLVFSMLVALRVDMFTPRLSWWLVFVPLFAADGLSTYFTAIVSIRLYQENEKRLAVLRLLWVLTMLSLKLVCEVLLCQKLAEQEQARDLGYGLIVSPLFILLQLLMIRACRVN
- the alad gene encoding delta-aminolevulinic acid dehydratase, giving the protein MQTPAQSIIHSGYFHPTLRYWQTCATNIKPENLIYPIFITDSADAVEPIGSLPGLARYGVNKLEGMLQPLVENGLKCVLIFGVPANIEKDESGSGADTDDTPAVMAVKKIRSLFPDLLVACDVCLCPYTSHGHCGILNEDGSLNNDMSCLRLAEVALSYAKAGCHIIAPSDMMDGRVGAIKQALLSNGLGNRVSVLSYSAKFASCYYGPFRDAAQSKPAFGDRRCYQLPPGARGLAIRAVERDVREGADMLMVKPGLPYLDIVREVKDKFPTHPLAVYNVSGEFAMMWHGAQAGAFDLKAAVMEAMTAFRRAGADIIITYYTPQLLNWLKE